The genomic stretch GCGGATTGAGGCCGCGATTCTCATGGATGACGAGCACGGCCGGCAATTTGCCGCTCGCGTTGGCGGGCTGGACGAAATAGCCCTTCACCACGCCATTGCCCTCCGGCGAAGGAACCTCGATCGTCTTGCCGATGATGCGAGGATCGTCCTTCTTCACCACCTCCGCCTCGGCGAAGCGCGGCAGCAGCTCCTCGAGAAAGGCGGTCGCGGCGGCGGCGCCGATGGCGATCTTCTTGGCGCTCTCGACGAAGCCGCGACGATCGATGTCGCCATGCACGAAGAGATCGAAGAGCTTCAATATTCCGGGCGGGAACTCGTTTGCGATCTTACGCGTCATGGGTCTGTTCCTCGGGTCTCTCAACGAGCGAGTCGGGGCTTGTAGATTTCGTGGCAGGTTTTGCAGACTTGCGTCGCCTCACGCGCGGAGGCGGCGGCGGCGTCGAACTCGCCTTTGTCGACCTTGGCGACGACATCGGCGATGAGACGCGAGCCGTCGCGGGAGATCGCCACGGCGTCATCCTTGCCGCGCTTGGCGAAATAGTCCTCCGTATAACGGAAACCGTCGAGCAGAATTTCCGCATCCTCTTTCGCGGCCTGCGAATTTTGCGCGGTGATGTCCGGCTCGAAATATTTGATCGTCTTTTCGAGATCGCGCATCAGATCGTCGTCGTAATCGCGCAGGTCCAGCGCGGCCAGCGCCGGCGTGGCGATCAGCATCGCGCAGAAGGCGAGACGCACGTGGGAATTTCGATAAGCTGAGATGCGGCTCATGGCGCTTTCTTGAGATCCTGCGTCGAGATGTCTGCTGTGCCGAGGGCGCGCCGGGGGGCGTTCTCGCGGCGCGCGCCGCCGCGCCGCGAGCAAGATCGGCGTGTCGCGCCGGAGCCGCGAGGGCTCCGGCCGAGTCTGATCGTCACGCGAGAATGTCGTTCACGACCTTGCCGTAGACGACTGTCGGGCGCTCGGCGCGGCCGGCGCGCAAATAGATCGTCTTGAGGTGATCGAGACCCAGGAGCTGCAGCACGGTCGCGTGCAGATCATAGGTGTCGACCGGATTCTCGACGGTCTTGAGGCCGAGCTCGTCGGTGCGGCCATAGGTGAGGCCGTGCTTGACGCCGCCGCCGGCCAGCCACTGGGTGTAGCCCCAGGGATTGTGGTCGCGACCGTCGCCGCTCTGGCCGTAGGGCGTGCGGCCGAACTCCGAGGTCCACACGATGAGCGTGTCGTCGAGCAGGCCGCGCGACTGCAGATCGGCGAGCAGGCCGGCGACCGGCTTGTCGATGGCGCGCGCATGGGCGCTGTGATTGCGCTCGAGCTGGCGATGCGCGTCCCAGCTGGCGTCGTCGCCCTGGCCGAGGCCGGAGATGGGGCCGGACACCACATGCACGAAGCGCACATTGCGCTCGACGAGGCGGCGGGCGCGCAGCAGCACAGTGCCCATGTCGCGCGTCGCCTCGTCGTCGAGGCCGTAGAGCGCCTTGGTCGCCTCGGTCTCCTTGGAGAGATCGACGGCCTCCGGCGCCGTCGCCTCCATGCGATAGGCGAGATCATAGGAATTGGTGCGCGCGGCGAGCTCGCTGTCCTGCGGACGCGCAGCGGAACCGATATCGTTGAGCCGATGCAGCAGGTCGAGGCTCTCGCGCTGCTGCTGCAGGCCGATCAGCTCCGGCGGCGCCTGATGGAGGATCGGCTGCGCGCCCGGGCGGAAGGCCGTGCCCTGATAGACCGCCGGCAGGAATCCCGAGCTCCAATTGACCGAGCCCGCGCGCGGCTCGCGCTGGCCGCCATAGAGCACGACATAAGGAGGCAGATCGGGATTGGCGGAGCCGAGCGCATAGGCGACCCAGGCGCCGAGCGACGGACGGCCGGGCGAAAGATCGCCGGTATTGAGCTTCAGGATCGAGATGTCATGCGTGGCGCCGACGGTGACGCTGGATTTGACGAAGGTCAGTCTGTCCGCCTGCTGCGCGAGATTGGGCAGCAGGTCGGAGAACCAGGCGCCGCTCTGGCCATATTGCTTCCAGCTGCGCTTGTTGGAGACGAAGAGCTTGCCGACGCCGCCCTGAGTCGATGTCTTGATGCCCTCGAGGAAGGAGGCCGGAATGTCCTGGCCGGCGAGGCGCTCGAGCTCGGGCTTGTAGTCGAAGAGATCGAGCGTGCTGGGCGCGCCGTCCAAATGCAGCCAGATGACCGATTTCACCTTGGCGGGAAAATGCGGCTGCTTGGCCGCCAGCGGATCGACGAAGCTCGCGGCGTTGGCCTGCGGAACGCCGAGCCAGCCGCCGCCGGGCATCATGCCGCCGACGGCGAAACCACCCACTCCATAGGCTGCGCTACGCAGCCATTCGCGACGCGATGTCTTGATGAGCATTGGTCTGCTCCCCTCGGTTCAGATTGCTGTGGTGTCTGTTAGAAGCGGTAGACGAAGTCGTTGCTGTTCACGACCGTATGCACGAGATCGACGAAGGCCGAGGCGCGCAGCGGATCGACGAAATGCGCTTTCGTCGTCACCGGCACAGC from Methylosinus sp. C49 encodes the following:
- a CDS encoding DUF1501 domain-containing protein — encoded protein: MLIKTSRREWLRSAAYGVGGFAVGGMMPGGGWLGVPQANAASFVDPLAAKQPHFPAKVKSVIWLHLDGAPSTLDLFDYKPELERLAGQDIPASFLEGIKTSTQGGVGKLFVSNKRSWKQYGQSGAWFSDLLPNLAQQADRLTFVKSSVTVGATHDISILKLNTGDLSPGRPSLGAWVAYALGSANPDLPPYVVLYGGQREPRAGSVNWSSGFLPAVYQGTAFRPGAQPILHQAPPELIGLQQQRESLDLLHRLNDIGSAARPQDSELAARTNSYDLAYRMEATAPEAVDLSKETEATKALYGLDDEATRDMGTVLLRARRLVERNVRFVHVVSGPISGLGQGDDASWDAHRQLERNHSAHARAIDKPVAGLLADLQSRGLLDDTLIVWTSEFGRTPYGQSGDGRDHNPWGYTQWLAGGGVKHGLTYGRTDELGLKTVENPVDTYDLHATVLQLLGLDHLKTIYLRAGRAERPTVVYGKVVNDILA